A part of Acidobacteriota bacterium genomic DNA contains:
- a CDS encoding MBL fold metallo-hydrolase, with the protein MTTLQFLGAAKTVTGSKYVLKVNGTRTLIDCGLFQGFKDLRERNWNPLPINPESINWVLLTHAHIDHTGYLPRLVRDGFKGPVYATRATEALLEIMLPDSAKLQEEEADYANRKGYSKHHPALPLYTEADARKALQQVQSVDYNETVRLNKFIHARFVSVGHILGSSYVEVNIDHPDQAPIKIIFSGDVGRYDEPILNDPSPADEADYLLVESTYGDRIHDQTNPKERLAEIITETAKQGGKIIIPAFAVGRTQLLVYYLRELEEEDRIPILPVIVDSPMGSGATRLYMKHKDDHDQDMREIQSAGRNPLTTNIFSLVGGRKGSKALNDLRGPAIIISASGMANGGRVLHHLSRYLPDPASSVIFVGYQAAGTRGRRLQDGEKEIKIHGEMVPVRARIESVGSLSAHADANELLRWLSSFKRPPKTTFIVHGEEASMNALRQKIITELGWNVAIPNYLDEVELT; encoded by the coding sequence ATGACGACCCTGCAATTTTTAGGCGCGGCAAAAACCGTAACCGGCTCGAAATACGTGTTAAAGGTCAACGGCACCCGAACCCTGATTGATTGTGGACTATTTCAAGGCTTCAAAGATTTGCGTGAACGCAACTGGAATCCCTTACCCATCAATCCCGAATCGATTAACTGGGTATTGCTTACGCACGCGCACATTGATCACACCGGCTATTTACCGAGACTCGTGCGTGATGGCTTTAAGGGTCCGGTTTATGCGACGCGAGCCACCGAGGCGTTGCTGGAAATCATGCTTCCCGATTCCGCCAAACTTCAGGAAGAAGAAGCCGATTATGCCAATCGCAAAGGCTATTCAAAACACCATCCGGCATTGCCTCTATACACCGAAGCCGATGCCAGAAAAGCCCTGCAGCAGGTTCAAAGCGTCGATTACAACGAAACTGTCCGTTTGAATAAATTTATCCATGCGCGATTTGTGTCTGTGGGTCACATCCTCGGCTCATCCTATGTTGAAGTCAATATCGACCACCCGGATCAAGCGCCGATAAAGATTATCTTTTCGGGTGACGTCGGTCGTTATGATGAACCGATTTTAAATGACCCGTCACCGGCTGATGAAGCCGATTATCTGCTGGTTGAATCGACTTACGGAGACCGCATTCACGATCAGACCAATCCCAAAGAAAGACTGGCAGAGATTATCACGGAAACCGCAAAACAGGGCGGCAAAATCATCATTCCGGCTTTTGCTGTCGGGCGAACCCAACTGCTGGTTTATTACCTGCGAGAGTTGGAAGAGGAAGACCGCATACCGATTTTACCGGTGATTGTCGACTCCCCGATGGGGTCAGGCGCAACCCGACTATATATGAAGCACAAAGACGACCATGACCAGGATATGCGCGAAATTCAAAGCGCCGGGCGCAATCCGTTGACCACCAATATTTTTTCGCTGGTCGGCGGTCGCAAAGGTTCAAAGGCGCTCAATGATTTACGCGGTCCGGCGATTATCATTTCGGCATCCGGCATGGCAAACGGCGGTCGCGTCCTGCATCATCTATCGCGTTACTTACCCGACCCGGCAAGCTCTGTGATTTTCGTAGGCTATCAGGCAGCAGGCACACGCGGCAGGCGGTTACAGGATGGCGAGAAGGAAATAAAAATTCATGGTGAGATGGTTCCGGTGCGGGCGCGTATTGAAAGCGTCGGCAGTCTTTCGGCACATGCCGATGCCAACGAACTGCTGCGATGGCTATCGAGTTTTAAACGTCCACCTAAAACGACTTTCATTGTTCACGGCGAAGAAGCCTCAATGAATGCGCTCCGTCAGAAAATCATCACAGAACTGGGTTGGAACGTGGCAATACCGAATTATCTGGATGAAGTCGAATTAACCTGA
- a CDS encoding TetR/AcrR family transcriptional regulator, with protein sequence MTSLNIPKGAGPRARREREKEQLRQTILDAARELFLNEGYENVSMRRIAEKIEYSPTTIYLYFKDKTELLFAICDETFAKLSKKMASISQENQDPVESLRKGCRSYVDFGLKHPNHYKVTFINHSELHLGKEHYLRKGSKGMETYGYLCRAVEVCVKEHRLRETDVEAISQMLWAVIHGVTSLLITKRDFPWVKRDKLIDLTINAAIDGLLV encoded by the coding sequence ATGACTTCGTTAAATATTCCAAAAGGGGCAGGGCCAAGAGCGCGACGCGAGCGTGAAAAGGAACAACTGCGCCAGACCATACTGGATGCAGCCCGCGAATTGTTTTTGAATGAGGGTTACGAAAATGTCTCCATGCGTCGGATTGCCGAAAAGATAGAATACTCCCCTACCACCATTTATCTATACTTCAAAGATAAAACCGAACTGCTGTTCGCCATCTGTGATGAAACCTTTGCCAAACTCTCCAAAAAAATGGCATCCATTTCTCAGGAAAACCAGGACCCTGTAGAGTCTCTGCGAAAAGGTTGTCGTTCCTATGTCGATTTCGGATTGAAGCATCCCAACCATTACAAGGTCACGTTTATCAATCACTCCGAACTCCACCTTGGCAAAGAGCATTATTTAAGAAAAGGTTCCAAAGGGATGGAAACTTATGGTTATCTCTGTCGCGCCGTTGAAGTCTGCGTAAAAGAGCATCGCCTGCGCGAAACCGATGTCGAGGCGATCAGTCAAATGCTTTGGGCAGTTATCCATGGCGTCACCTCTTTATTGATTACCAAACGCGATTTTCCCTGGGTGAAACGCGATAAATTGATCGACCTGACCATCAATGCCGCAATCGATGGTCTGCTGGTCTAA
- a CDS encoding ABC transporter permease has translation MPSLARRNLFHDKVRLTVTLTGVVFAVVLITVQLGLFVGFASTTSNIIDHSGADLWIAAKGIRNFDQPAPFSERKLYQIRAIDGVASAEKYIVQFSRLKRTDGGEEGVGIVGFSLDSKLGGPWNITAGTLDDLKTEDTVMVDEQYLQKLGITHLGQSVEINNHRARVVGLTKDVRSFTTNPRVFTSFKNAQNYARLAEDQTSYIFVKTHPGVDLQQLKKAIAARVEDIEVYTTQEFSRKTQVYWMFNTGAGVGILIAAAMGLIVGVVIVAQTIYATTIDHIREFGTLKAMGASNGYIYRVIIKQASISAFIGYVFGMAVSLLVVNLSRNGGASIQMPTEMSVLMFFLTFAMCIGASIVSINKVTRIDPAMVFKG, from the coding sequence ATGCCATCACTGGCAAGGCGAAATCTGTTTCACGATAAAGTGCGTTTGACCGTTACGCTCACGGGCGTAGTTTTCGCAGTGGTACTGATTACCGTTCAACTTGGATTATTTGTCGGCTTTGCCTCTACGACTTCCAATATTATCGATCATTCGGGCGCAGACCTCTGGATTGCCGCCAAAGGCATTCGCAATTTTGACCAGCCTGCCCCGTTTTCCGAGCGCAAGCTTTATCAAATCCGCGCCATTGACGGCGTCGCTTCCGCAGAAAAATACATCGTTCAATTCAGCCGCTTAAAGCGCACCGATGGTGGAGAAGAAGGCGTGGGAATTGTCGGCTTTTCGCTTGATTCAAAACTTGGCGGACCCTGGAATATCACCGCCGGCACACTGGATGATTTAAAAACCGAAGACACCGTAATGGTTGATGAACAGTACCTGCAAAAACTGGGGATTACTCACCTCGGGCAGAGTGTTGAAATCAATAATCATCGCGCCAGGGTGGTTGGCTTAACCAAAGATGTGCGGTCGTTTACCACCAACCCCAGAGTGTTTACGTCATTTAAAAATGCCCAGAATTACGCGCGACTGGCTGAAGACCAAACCTCTTATATTTTTGTAAAAACCCATCCGGGAGTTGACTTGCAACAACTCAAAAAAGCCATAGCCGCTCGCGTCGAAGATATAGAGGTTTATACCACTCAGGAGTTTTCGCGAAAAACTCAGGTTTACTGGATGTTCAATACCGGCGCGGGCGTCGGCATTTTAATCGCTGCGGCAATGGGGTTGATTGTCGGCGTGGTCATTGTCGCTCAGACGATTTATGCAACTACTATCGATCACATTCGCGAATTCGGCACCTTGAAAGCGATGGGCGCGTCAAATGGTTATATCTATCGCGTGATTATTAAACAGGCATCCATCAGCGCTTTTATCGGATATGTGTTTGGCATGGCGGTCAGTTTATTAGTGGTTAATTTAAGTCGAAACGGCGGCGCATCAATTCAAATGCCGACCGAGATGAGCGTTTTGATGTTCTTCTTAACCTTTGCGATGTGCATTGGCGCTTCAATCGTTTCGATAAACAAAGTGACCCGCATCGACCCGGCGATGGTCTTCAAAGGATAG